In Desulfotignum phosphitoxidans DSM 13687, a single window of DNA contains:
- a CDS encoding 4'-phosphopantetheinyl transferase family protein, with translation MNNRPDMAYRQIIDLPGHQKQPIILQILTLSDIQNRVFSPGMPPEGPSMKHREFDHAMFKTAFLSDDERMRVNRFKALKKQMEWICGRFAMKILARDILEPDMPLDEIRIDYREKGAPYLVQFPKIPISLSHSGNYTAAAITSDPGMALGVDIEKIGNMPDDGFMRTAFTTDEIAHMAPDAPTVFTHWTIKEAFLKFLGLGFNESLHHVAVIHNQIYHCGQKQAIHSWSCFPDDQYVLSLVYGRKK, from the coding sequence ATGAACAACCGCCCAGACATGGCGTACCGCCAAATCATCGACCTTCCGGGTCATCAAAAACAGCCGATCATTTTACAGATCCTGACCCTGTCAGATATTCAAAACCGGGTATTTTCTCCGGGAATGCCGCCGGAAGGACCGTCCATGAAGCACCGGGAATTTGACCACGCAATGTTCAAGACAGCGTTTCTGTCAGATGATGAACGGATGCGTGTCAACCGGTTCAAGGCGTTGAAAAAGCAGATGGAGTGGATCTGCGGGCGGTTTGCCATGAAAATTCTTGCCAGAGACATCCTGGAGCCGGATATGCCTCTGGATGAAATCCGGATTGACTACCGGGAAAAAGGGGCCCCCTATCTGGTGCAATTTCCAAAAATCCCCATTTCTTTATCCCACAGCGGGAATTACACGGCCGCCGCCATCACGTCAGACCCAGGCATGGCCCTGGGGGTTGATATTGAAAAAATCGGGAATATGCCGGATGACGGATTCATGAGAACTGCATTCACAACCGATGAGATAGCGCATATGGCACCGGATGCACCCACTGTTTTTACCCACTGGACCATCAAGGAAGCATTTTTGAAATTTCTGGGGCTCGGGTTCAATGAAAGCCTGCACCATGTGGCCGTCATCCACAATCAGATCTATCATTGCGGCCAAAAACAGGCCATTCATTCCTGGTCATGCTTTCCGGATGATCAGTATGTGCTGAGCCTGGTTTATGGCAGAAAAAAATAA
- a CDS encoding Hsp20/alpha crystallin family protein, which yields MDKKTEIAKRDDQNIEKTRELYEVAPAVDIYENEDEILLYADMPGVAKDELSVNIDNGRLSLSGVRKLETSGAASWEEFGNVEFVRNFSVPQTIDVEKVEAELKNGVLTLHMPKSEEAKPRQIEIKTA from the coding sequence ATGGATAAAAAGACTGAAATCGCAAAAAGAGACGATCAGAATATCGAAAAAACAAGGGAATTGTACGAAGTCGCTCCGGCTGTGGATATCTATGAAAATGAAGATGAAATCCTTTTGTATGCAGACATGCCCGGTGTGGCAAAAGATGAACTTTCCGTGAACATAGACAACGGCCGGCTTTCCCTGTCCGGGGTGAGAAAACTGGAAACCAGCGGGGCCGCTTCCTGGGAAGAGTTCGGCAATGTGGAGTTTGTGCGCAATTTCTCCGTGCCCCAGACCATTGATGTGGAAAAGGTGGAAGCAGAATTGAAAAACGGGGTCCTCACCCTTCACATGCCCAAATCCGAGGAAGCCAAACCCCGGCAGATTGAGATCAAGACCGCATAA
- a CDS encoding Hsp20/alpha crystallin family protein produces the protein MFTRFSDIDRLFGTMDLLRQRLDNLYTDYGRPYGTRWLMDEGFLRANLYQTGDGFEMRLEVPGMEKESLGIKIQGNYLEISGSRDQKLPDGYKVHKTERGNGTFSRSFTLPDDVDGNRVEATLKNGVLYLTLPKSEAAKPRQITIN, from the coding sequence ATGTTTACAAGATTCAGCGATATCGACAGATTGTTCGGAACCATGGATCTGCTCCGGCAGCGGCTGGACAATTTATACACCGACTATGGCCGTCCCTATGGGACCCGATGGCTGATGGATGAAGGGTTTCTCCGGGCCAATCTGTACCAGACCGGCGATGGCTTTGAAATGCGGCTGGAAGTTCCCGGCATGGAAAAGGAATCTCTGGGTATCAAGATTCAGGGAAATTATCTGGAAATTTCCGGTTCCCGGGATCAAAAACTGCCCGATGGATACAAAGTGCACAAGACGGAAAGAGGAAACGGCACTTTTTCCCGCAGCTTTACCCTGCCCGATGATGTGGACGGCAACCGGGTGGAAGCCACCTTGAAAAACGGCGTGCTTTATCTGACCCTGCCCAAGTCCGAGGCGGCAAAACCCAGGCAGATCACTATCAACTGA
- a CDS encoding response regulator transcription factor, with amino-acid sequence MEAAEKKRVLVIEDEARIAEGLRLNLSLAGYVVAVAPDGIDGLEKWRAWHPDLIVLDIMLPMIDGFSILKTIRQEDEKIPVLILSARGDTTDKVKGLRYGVDDYLAKPFDLEEFLLRVERLIQKSAWYEPAVPGKKPDVRLFNGNHFRFGDNHVDFVTFKARCVAGEITLTEQEITLLKIFIENRGKPLSREELLNAGWGYSRDTSTRTVDNFMVRFRKYFEKDPKNPRFFKSRRSVGYLFDPA; translated from the coding sequence ATGGAAGCGGCTGAAAAAAAACGTGTTCTGGTCATAGAAGATGAAGCCCGCATCGCTGAGGGGCTTCGACTCAACCTGTCCCTTGCCGGATATGTTGTGGCAGTGGCGCCGGACGGGATTGACGGGCTTGAAAAATGGCGGGCCTGGCATCCGGATCTCATTGTTCTGGATATCATGCTGCCCATGATCGACGGGTTTTCAATCTTAAAAACCATCCGCCAGGAAGATGAAAAAATTCCCGTGCTGATTCTGTCGGCCAGGGGAGATACCACAGACAAGGTCAAAGGCCTGCGCTACGGCGTGGATGATTATCTGGCCAAGCCCTTTGATCTGGAGGAATTCCTGCTGCGGGTGGAGCGTCTGATTCAAAAAAGCGCGTGGTATGAACCCGCAGTGCCGGGAAAAAAACCGGATGTAAGACTGTTTAACGGGAACCATTTCCGGTTCGGGGACAACCATGTGGATTTTGTCACTTTCAAAGCCCGGTGTGTGGCCGGCGAGATCACATTGACGGAACAGGAGATCACCCTGCTCAAAATTTTTATTGAAAACAGAGGAAAGCCTTTGTCCCGGGAAGAATTGCTGAATGCCGGATGGGGGTATTCCCGGGATACGTCCACCCGCACGGTGGATAATTTCATGGTCCGGTTCAGGAAATATTTTGAAAAAGACCCGAAAAACCCCCGATTTTTCAAAAGCCGCCGATCCGTGGGTTATCTCTTTGATCCCGCCTGA
- a CDS encoding sensor histidine kinase, with protein sequence MQILNPSRWYLHPVFIFACSIIALATFLVLTVSLYMEIRSALETVTVRFHIDPELIFPSKTGMTILVLSLLITVVLAGILLAFIYYQKTVNLFRLQHNFIYNFTHELKTPVTSLRLYLETFVRHPLKPEDIKRYSKSMLEDINRLTDNINRILNMARIESQNFDSEVTRKSLVEVVDTFCQKNDSLFRQCDIRILNPTQGRFEYPVNLFLFEMLLMNIVSNAIKYNLSDRPQLTIVFKPHLQKVTIDFIDNGIGVDRHETKKIFRKFYQSDRENRQRVSGSGLGLYLVSSIAKIHGWRVSVFSEGKGCGAKFTITIPRNAIANVREKNIWKRLKKNVFWS encoded by the coding sequence ATGCAGATTTTAAACCCATCCCGATGGTACCTTCATCCCGTATTTATCTTTGCCTGCTCCATTATCGCTCTGGCCACATTTCTGGTACTGACCGTCAGTTTGTATATGGAAATCCGGTCCGCCCTGGAAACGGTGACCGTCCGGTTTCATATCGACCCGGAACTGATTTTTCCCTCCAAGACCGGGATGACCATCCTGGTGCTCAGTCTGTTGATCACCGTGGTCCTGGCCGGGATTCTGCTGGCGTTTATCTATTATCAGAAGACCGTGAATCTGTTCCGGCTCCAGCACAATTTTATTTATAATTTCACCCATGAACTTAAAACTCCGGTCACCTCTTTACGGCTTTACCTGGAAACTTTTGTCCGCCATCCGTTGAAACCCGAAGATATCAAGCGGTACAGCAAAAGTATGCTGGAAGACATCAACCGGCTGACAGACAACATCAACCGGATATTGAACATGGCCCGCATTGAAAGCCAGAATTTTGATTCCGAAGTGACACGGAAAAGCCTGGTGGAAGTGGTGGATACCTTTTGTCAGAAAAATGATTCTTTGTTCAGGCAGTGTGATATCCGGATATTGAATCCAACACAGGGGCGGTTCGAATATCCCGTGAATCTGTTTTTGTTTGAAATGCTGCTCATGAATATTGTGTCCAATGCCATTAAATACAATTTATCGGATCGGCCGCAATTAACCATTGTGTTCAAACCCCATCTTCAGAAGGTGACCATTGATTTTATCGACAACGGCATTGGGGTGGACCGGCATGAGACCAAAAAGATTTTCCGCAAGTTCTATCAATCCGACCGGGAAAACAGGCAGCGCGTATCCGGATCCGGACTGGGATTGTATCTGGTTTCCAGCATTGCCAAGATCCATGGGTGGCGGGTGTCCGTGTTCAGTGAGGGCAAAGGGTGTGGTGCGAAATTCACCATTACCATTCCCAGAAACGCCATTGCCAATGTCAGGGAGAAAAATATATGGAAGCGGCTGAAAAAAAACGTGTTCTGGTCATAG
- the thyX gene encoding FAD-dependent thymidylate synthase, translated as MIIIDQSHDIISLPDNLLQVIEAAGRTCYKSEDSITTDSAAGFVQRMRDRGHHAMIEFGDIIVRFVTNRGVTHELVRHRLCSFAQESTRYVRYDGKMEFIRPCWWDACTPAQQTLWQQAMADAENRYLALLESGWRPEQAREVLPNSLKTEIVVKGNIREWRHIFALRCTKKAHPQIRALMIPLLAALKEKLPVVFDDLVF; from the coding sequence ATGATAATCATTGACCAAAGTCATGACATCATCAGTCTGCCGGACAACCTGCTCCAGGTCATTGAAGCGGCTGGCCGTACCTGCTACAAATCCGAAGACAGCATCACGACGGATTCAGCCGCCGGATTTGTGCAGCGCATGCGGGACCGGGGCCACCATGCCATGATCGAGTTCGGGGACATCATCGTCCGGTTTGTCACCAACCGGGGCGTGACCCATGAACTGGTCCGGCACCGGCTGTGTTCCTTTGCCCAGGAATCCACCCGGTATGTGCGGTATGACGGAAAAATGGAGTTCATCCGGCCCTGCTGGTGGGATGCGTGTACACCGGCCCAGCAGACCCTGTGGCAGCAGGCCATGGCAGATGCGGAAAACAGGTACCTGGCCCTGCTGGAGAGCGGCTGGCGACCGGAGCAGGCAAGAGAGGTACTGCCCAATTCATTGAAAACCGAAATCGTGGTCAAAGGCAATATCCGGGAATGGCGCCATATCTTTGCGCTGCGGTGCACCAAAAAAGCCCATCCCCAGATCCGGGCACTCATGATTCCGCTGCTGGCGGCGTTGAAAGAAAAACTGCCCGTGGTGTTTGATGATCTGGTGTTTTAA
- a CDS encoding FAD-binding protein — MNPLDHIPEEIRRTASQCRHYAMCKIDYLDTGLCPPAKKTPFVSFFPQGRMDLCAALAKDRIPVTQAAADIISSCTLCGSCDRQCHFVTGMRPMKVMQALKAFLETFLEKGGVPVLIPEDDTLKALKQMVGEQWATNDPAHLMAYADDPFPLAGPQMPGYVVLPGSAEELVEIVRFADKAGIPAVVRGNGGSVFGFVFTPGIVIDVNRMKKILLDPDNWTAVIEPGVTSFELQKAASEKGFRVNTAEPAATVCGNIVCTGLFSTWANVYGVGADHIVDMTFVDRHGRVFNANDKTAPNVFGFQKAVRPSPGICLEARVRMHPVTDDEEGLLVPFTTFADAVSFARDISRRRIGLAVGILGGHYLSTFMSPTQSLAEQTREVFSGILEMTCVVSVIGDKYARSSIRQMVPCVIDSRTFRMFMLGLPQLVRSDLADIVQGLESDRPAYETVLSKEMLPVLEAVLSPSPETLAAAIEDDLRGFYQDLYRRPHMTDMVWLTMFRIVSARMSRHRHMFAFLIYVPLAPVAVIQELMASFADIAEKYGIEHDLGFITPLDLGKRGILEYDYYIDHTDSTDAEKIRLAMPEIETMVDQVSRSYKGVTFLKYIFSQGCARKENFLYT; from the coding sequence ATGAACCCGCTGGACCATATTCCCGAAGAAATCCGCCGCACGGCTTCCCAGTGCCGGCATTACGCCATGTGCAAAATCGATTACCTGGATACCGGGCTCTGCCCGCCGGCAAAAAAAACCCCGTTTGTTTCCTTTTTTCCCCAGGGCCGGATGGATCTGTGTGCCGCCCTGGCCAAAGACCGGATTCCCGTCACCCAGGCAGCAGCGGATATCATTTCGTCATGCACCCTGTGCGGATCCTGCGACAGGCAGTGCCATTTCGTGACCGGCATGCGGCCCATGAAGGTCATGCAGGCGTTAAAAGCCTTTCTTGAGACGTTTCTGGAAAAAGGAGGGGTGCCTGTCCTCATTCCGGAAGACGACACACTCAAGGCATTGAAACAGATGGTGGGAGAACAATGGGCCACCAATGACCCGGCCCACCTAATGGCCTATGCCGATGACCCGTTTCCCCTGGCCGGCCCCCAGATGCCCGGGTATGTGGTACTGCCCGGCAGTGCCGAAGAACTGGTGGAAATCGTGAGATTTGCGGACAAGGCCGGGATCCCGGCAGTGGTCCGGGGCAACGGGGGCAGTGTGTTCGGCTTTGTCTTCACCCCAGGCATCGTCATCGACGTGAACCGGATGAAAAAAATCCTTCTGGATCCGGACAACTGGACGGCGGTCATCGAGCCCGGCGTGACCTCTTTTGAACTCCAGAAAGCAGCATCGGAAAAAGGATTTCGGGTAAATACGGCGGAACCGGCGGCCACGGTCTGCGGCAACATCGTGTGCACGGGACTGTTTTCCACCTGGGCCAACGTCTACGGCGTCGGGGCTGACCATATCGTGGACATGACCTTTGTGGACCGGCACGGCCGGGTGTTCAATGCCAATGACAAAACCGCCCCCAATGTGTTCGGTTTTCAAAAAGCCGTGCGCCCGTCTCCCGGCATCTGCCTTGAGGCCCGGGTCCGGATGCATCCGGTCACGGATGACGAGGAAGGCCTTCTGGTGCCGTTTACCACCTTTGCCGATGCGGTTTCCTTTGCCAGAGACATCAGCCGCCGGCGCATCGGTCTGGCAGTGGGAATCCTGGGCGGGCATTACCTGTCCACGTTCATGTCCCCCACCCAGTCCCTGGCTGAGCAGACCCGGGAGGTGTTCAGCGGCATTCTCGAGATGACCTGCGTGGTATCGGTCATCGGCGACAAATATGCCCGCAGCAGCATCCGGCAGATGGTTCCCTGTGTCATAGACAGCCGCACCTTCAGGATGTTCATGCTCGGGCTGCCGCAACTGGTCAGATCCGACCTGGCAGACATCGTCCAGGGACTGGAAAGTGACCGGCCGGCCTATGAAACCGTTTTGAGCAAAGAAATGCTGCCCGTACTGGAAGCAGTTCTTTCCCCGTCTCCCGAAACCCTGGCCGCTGCTATCGAGGACGATCTGAGGGGATTCTACCAGGATCTCTACCGCCGTCCCCACATGACCGACATGGTCTGGCTGACCATGTTCAGGATCGTCAGCGCCCGGATGTCCCGGCACAGGCACATGTTCGCCTTTCTCATCTATGTTCCCCTGGCACCTGTGGCAGTCATCCAGGAACTGATGGCCTCTTTTGCAGACATTGCCGAAAAATACGGCATCGAACATGACTTAGGCTTTATCACCCCCCTGGATCTGGGAAAGCGCGGCATTTTGGAATATGACTATTATATTGATCACACCGACAGCACAGACGCTGAAAAAATCCGTCTGGCCATGCCCGAGATCGAAACCATGGTGGACCAAGTGAGCAGATCCTATAAAGGAGTGACCTTTCTCAAATACATTTTTTCACAAGGGTGCGCCAGAAAAGAAAATTTTCTTTATACCTGA
- a CDS encoding SDR family oxidoreductase — protein MTGATGFLGIHLADMLADKGHTVIVPARSRNNMAPEERINALFRWLGRDRVPSCVQIVPADLNRSDLGLSPADYQRLGSRVDEIIHCASDTSFSERKRPQIEKANVENLHHLLDFAAKSRCCFFHFISTAYAAGKNQGICPETLVDTRSFFNVYEETKHRAEMAAADRCNREGIRLNIFRPSIVYGHSRTGRTLRFNALYYPVKILVFLKNLYLKKHREQDLESAEKMGISFTAGGTAHMPLRIEASPSGGINLIPVDFFTSAFYAIMENAVDGGIFHITNDKTKPVSDIIDYIRKYFHITGVQAVETQNYPAGPQNHLEILFNRYTEIYRQYMQDERIFDNARAVAILKPQGILCPDFDYSIFSTCMGYAESVNWENPL, from the coding sequence CTGACAGGGGCCACGGGGTTTCTGGGGATCCACTTGGCGGACATGCTGGCAGACAAAGGGCATACCGTCATTGTCCCGGCCCGGTCCCGGAACAACATGGCCCCGGAAGAACGCATCAACGCATTGTTCCGGTGGCTGGGCAGGGACAGGGTCCCCTCTTGTGTTCAGATTGTCCCGGCGGATCTGAACCGGTCCGACCTCGGCCTGTCCCCGGCTGACTACCAAAGGCTGGGTTCCAGGGTCGATGAAATCATTCACTGCGCATCCGACACCTCCTTTTCAGAACGAAAACGCCCGCAGATTGAAAAAGCCAATGTGGAAAACCTCCACCACCTGCTGGACTTTGCCGCCAAAAGCCGGTGCTGTTTTTTTCACTTTATCAGTACGGCTTACGCCGCCGGAAAAAACCAGGGGATCTGCCCGGAAACACTGGTGGACACCCGGTCGTTTTTCAATGTGTATGAAGAAACCAAACACCGGGCGGAAATGGCGGCGGCAGACCGCTGCAACCGTGAAGGCATCCGCCTGAACATCTTCCGGCCGTCCATCGTGTACGGCCATTCCCGCACCGGCAGGACCCTGAGGTTTAATGCCCTGTACTACCCCGTGAAAATACTGGTGTTTTTAAAAAACCTCTACCTGAAAAAACACCGGGAACAGGATCTGGAAAGCGCAGAAAAAATGGGCATATCATTCACCGCCGGCGGAACCGCCCATATGCCCCTCAGGATTGAGGCGTCTCCGTCCGGGGGCATCAATCTGATCCCCGTGGATTTTTTTACCAGCGCCTTTTACGCCATCATGGAAAACGCCGTGGACGGGGGCATATTCCACATCACCAATGACAAAACCAAACCGGTTTCCGATATCATTGACTACATCCGGAAATATTTTCACATCACCGGCGTTCAGGCTGTGGAGACGCAGAACTATCCGGCCGGCCCCCAGAACCACCTGGAAATCCTGTTCAACCGGTACACGGAAATCTACCGGCAGTACATGCAGGACGAGCGCATTTTCGACAATGCCAGAGCTGTCGCTATCCTGAAACCACAAGGCATCTTGTGCCCGGATTTTGATTACTCCATTTTTTCCACCTGCATGGGGTATGCCGAGTCCGTGAACTGGGAAAACCCTTTATAA
- a CDS encoding ubiquinone/menaquinone biosynthesis methyltransferase, with amino-acid sequence MTMSPKIPPKQIPASDKKKVVVQYFDAIGQRYDLADTLMSFGLHFFWRRAVLKHLAPAKGSRILDLCGGAGEFARRIAGTGAPGMTAVSDLSRSMLAAGKRRTREKTPENPIQWVRSDAEQLGFAENSFDGVIVGYGIRNLSDLSRGLHEIQRVLVPGGKLVIMEFSIPQSRWLRVLYHWYSFWVMPGFGRLITGEEAPFVYLAKSIRTFPPPKKVREMIASAGFVRVTNQPLSNGLVTVYSAIKQERSCHTPSWGPDIP; translated from the coding sequence ATGACAATGTCGCCCAAAATCCCCCCAAAACAGATCCCGGCTTCAGACAAAAAAAAAGTGGTGGTCCAATACTTTGATGCCATCGGCCAAAGGTATGACCTGGCAGACACCCTCATGAGTTTCGGTCTTCATTTTTTCTGGCGCAGGGCCGTCCTGAAACATCTGGCCCCGGCCAAAGGATCCCGGATCCTGGATCTGTGCGGCGGGGCCGGAGAATTTGCCCGCCGGATAGCCGGCACCGGGGCCCCGGGGATGACCGCGGTGAGTGATCTCAGCCGGTCCATGCTGGCCGCGGGAAAACGCAGAACCCGTGAGAAAACACCTGAAAATCCCATCCAGTGGGTAAGATCAGATGCGGAACAGCTGGGGTTTGCAGAAAACTCATTTGACGGGGTTATCGTGGGATACGGCATCCGGAACCTGTCGGATCTTTCCCGGGGGCTGCACGAGATCCAACGGGTCCTGGTCCCCGGCGGAAAACTGGTGATCATGGAATTTTCCATCCCCCAAAGCCGCTGGCTCAGGGTGTTGTACCACTGGTATTCTTTTTGGGTCATGCCGGGTTTTGGCAGGCTGATCACGGGGGAAGAAGCCCCGTTTGTCTACCTTGCCAAATCCATCCGGACATTTCCTCCCCCCAAAAAAGTCCGGGAGATGATCGCATCCGCCGGATTTGTCCGGGTGACAAACCAGCCCCTTTCCAACGGCCTTGTGACGGTGTATTCCGCCATCAAACAGGAACGTTCTTGTCACACCCCCTCCTGGGGTCCCGACATCCCATAA
- a CDS encoding tetratricopeptide repeat protein, whose translation MVQDTLQADGNIRGRRQVWGKLLLVLLVALMTVFSGPGVTRAAGEKNDSMPLGAGMAVNSAQSLMAEDKPDQALAVLIRYSEKQAAPVHFYIDFMTGICHTELGQTGSAAAAFQRAVDKKPDLSPAWLNLARCRYEQGQMAEAARAFENGYETSEKKQAVHLFYAASCLFQAGQADDALSVFKRLMAAHPQAISLEWKQTLVHILFDLEKFREALPWLEELAEKTQGEGRRQWQEMLLYQYLSLEMKPKALACARHLTRIHPEDPGWWKALAHVHLADNRFEQALAAMLSYSYLTPLTREESRLLADLYLSCHIPESAARQYEIWLAQYGDTLSEKQLLDKITTISRAWLAAGNPDQALAWAQKGLEKASDPDLSGIKAYVLATKTPLPLQQ comes from the coding sequence ATGGTTCAAGACACCTTGCAGGCAGATGGAAATATCCGGGGCCGCCGGCAGGTCTGGGGAAAGCTGCTGCTGGTGCTGCTGGTGGCGCTGATGACGGTTTTCTCAGGGCCGGGGGTGACCCGGGCCGCCGGAGAGAAAAATGACTCCATGCCCCTGGGTGCGGGCATGGCCGTGAACAGTGCCCAGTCCCTGATGGCGGAAGACAAGCCGGATCAGGCCCTGGCCGTGTTGATCCGGTATTCGGAAAAACAGGCGGCACCGGTCCATTTTTATATCGATTTTATGACCGGCATCTGCCACACGGAACTGGGGCAGACCGGGTCGGCGGCAGCGGCATTTCAAAGGGCCGTGGATAAAAAACCGGATCTGTCCCCAGCCTGGTTGAACCTGGCCCGGTGCCGGTATGAACAGGGACAGATGGCCGAGGCTGCCCGGGCCTTTGAAAACGGGTATGAGACCAGTGAAAAAAAGCAGGCCGTTCACCTGTTTTATGCGGCCTCCTGCCTTTTTCAGGCCGGGCAGGCGGATGATGCCCTGTCCGTGTTCAAGCGCCTGATGGCGGCCCATCCCCAGGCGATTTCCCTGGAATGGAAACAGACACTGGTCCATATCCTGTTTGACCTGGAAAAATTCCGGGAGGCCCTGCCGTGGCTGGAGGAATTGGCTGAAAAGACCCAGGGGGAGGGCCGGCGGCAGTGGCAGGAGATGCTGCTGTACCAGTACCTTTCTCTGGAAATGAAACCAAAGGCCCTGGCCTGTGCCCGGCACCTCACCCGCATTCATCCGGAAGATCCCGGCTGGTGGAAGGCCCTGGCCCATGTCCACCTGGCGGACAACCGGTTTGAACAGGCCCTGGCCGCCATGCTGAGTTACTCGTATCTGACCCCTTTGACCCGGGAAGAATCAAGGCTTCTGGCAGACCTGTATCTGTCCTGCCATATTCCGGAGTCTGCAGCCCGGCAGTATGAAATCTGGCTGGCACAGTACGGAGACACCCTGTCGGAAAAACAGCTCCTGGACAAGATCACCACCATCTCCCGGGCCTGGCTCGCGGCAGGAAATCCGGACCAGGCCCTGGCATGGGCCCAGAAAGGACTGGAAAAAGCCTCTGATCCGGATCTTTCAGGCATCAAAGCCTATGTGCTTGCCACCAAAACACCCCTGCCCCTGCAACAATAG
- a CDS encoding energy transducer TonB, producing the protein MARNVSIPVRSGSGNWFGWILAVVLAAALNLFLFAIMPEMIRAVPENLERHAPVQAIQVVRVKRPEPPPQKQKPPEPEPPKPKETAAPKAVQKKMPRPPVPKPSLPFALNPKLPPVAHSLEMPPLESFAMDAPQLKDRYLAHELDTGLIPLAKVAPVYPLHAARRGIEGKVQVQFLVTAEGRVTDIEILAAEPEKVFDKSVMDCVSRWRFRPGRVQGIPVAALAQTTIKFQLE; encoded by the coding sequence GTGGCCCGGAATGTATCCATACCGGTCCGGTCCGGATCCGGAAACTGGTTCGGCTGGATACTGGCCGTGGTCCTGGCTGCGGCCCTGAACCTGTTTTTGTTTGCCATAATGCCGGAAATGATCCGGGCAGTGCCGGAAAACCTGGAAAGACACGCGCCGGTCCAGGCCATCCAGGTGGTGCGGGTCAAGCGGCCCGAACCCCCGCCGCAGAAACAGAAGCCCCCGGAACCGGAGCCGCCGAAACCAAAGGAAACGGCGGCCCCCAAAGCGGTGCAGAAAAAGATGCCCAGGCCGCCGGTCCCGAAACCGTCTCTGCCCTTTGCCCTGAACCCGAAGCTGCCCCCTGTGGCCCATTCCCTGGAAATGCCGCCCCTGGAATCCTTTGCCATGGATGCGCCCCAGCTCAAGGACCGGTACCTGGCCCATGAACTGGATACCGGCCTGATCCCTTTGGCCAAGGTGGCGCCCGTGTATCCCCTGCATGCGGCCCGACGGGGCATTGAAGGAAAGGTCCAGGTGCAGTTTCTGGTCACAGCCGAAGGAAGGGTGACAGATATTGAAATTCTGGCGGCTGAGCCGGAAAAAGTGTTTGACAAAAGTGTCATGGACTGTGTGTCCCGGTGGCGGTTCCGGCCCGGCCGGGTCCAGGGCATCCCCGTGGCGGCCCTGGCACAGACCACCATCAAGTTTCAACTGGAGTAG
- a CDS encoding ExbD/TolR family protein, with amino-acid sequence MLNITAARRAQKQTLELNIAPLIDMVFILLIFFLVTTSFVRETGVDITRPTATTAVTTAPNTILIGVTREGTVHLDRREIDVRAVRANVERAMAENPEAAVVIVADKDSTTGLVIDVMDACKQAGAENVAIAAGLPGGE; translated from the coding sequence ATGCTCAATATAACAGCCGCCAGGCGGGCCCAGAAACAGACCCTGGAACTGAATATTGCCCCGCTCATCGACATGGTGTTCATTCTGCTGATTTTTTTCCTGGTGACCACCTCGTTTGTCAGAGAAACCGGGGTGGACATCACCCGGCCCACGGCAACCACGGCCGTGACCACTGCACCCAACACCATTCTCATCGGTGTGACCAGAGAGGGGACAGTGCACCTGGACCGGCGGGAGATCGATGTGCGGGCTGTGCGGGCCAATGTGGAACGGGCCATGGCCGAGAATCCCGAGGCTGCCGTGGTGATTGTGGCGGACAAGGACAGCACCACGGGTCTGGTAATCGACGTCATGGATGCCTGCAAACAGGCCGGGGCTGAAAACGTGGCCATAGCCGCCGGCCTGCCCGGAGGGGAATAG